The Fimbriimonadaceae bacterium genome window below encodes:
- a CDS encoding ribonuclease HII: MSPSLLFAPHVAGVDEAGRGPLAGPVVVAAVVLPLGFDTQGVVDSKRLTPADREAAFDRIVAAAAWHIEVVGPADIDRHNILRATLAAMSRCLAGLTPRPRSARIDGNALPPDPCCPCEAWVKGDGRDAAVAAASILAKVTRDRLMVSAAEEFPGYGFESNFGYAAPGHLAALRELGPCPLHRRSFEPVKTMVNQPCLLDV, from the coding sequence GTGAGTCCGTCCCTTCTCTTCGCCCCCCACGTGGCGGGAGTCGACGAGGCCGGCCGAGGCCCGTTGGCCGGCCCGGTCGTGGTCGCGGCCGTCGTCCTCCCCTTGGGCTTCGACACCCAAGGCGTCGTTGACAGCAAGCGACTGACCCCCGCCGACCGTGAGGCGGCCTTTGACCGTATCGTCGCGGCGGCGGCCTGGCACATCGAGGTCGTCGGCCCCGCCGACATCGACCGGCATAACATCCTGCGCGCCACCCTGGCGGCGATGTCCCGGTGCCTGGCGGGGCTGACACCCCGCCCCCGCTCGGCCCGGATCGACGGGAACGCCCTGCCCCCTGACCCGTGCTGCCCGTGCGAGGCCTGGGTCAAGGGCGACGGCAGGGACGCCGCCGTTGCCGCGGCGTCCATCCTTGCCAAGGTCACCCGAGACCGGCTCATGGTGTCGGCGGCCGAAGAGTTCCCTGGCTACGGGTTCGAGAGCAACTTTGGCTATGCCGCCCCGGGCCATCTCGCCGCCCTTCGTGAATTGGGGCCGTGCCCCCTCCACCGCCGGAGCTTTGAGCCGGTCAAGACGATGGTGAACCAGCCATGCCTCCTCGACGTCTAG
- a CDS encoding YraN family protein, with protein sequence MPPRRLGAEAEDRAADYLLTLGYTLLKRRYKARRGEIDVVALDGDTVVFVEVKHRTSGLVAPEAAITATKRARLAAAARQYLDEEAGPSFYARHDLVAIDAEGLRHYINVFQ encoded by the coding sequence ATGCCTCCTCGACGTCTAGGTGCCGAAGCCGAGGACCGCGCCGCGGACTACCTTCTCACCCTCGGATACACCCTTCTCAAGCGCCGGTACAAGGCGCGCCGGGGTGAGATCGACGTCGTCGCCCTGGACGGCGACACCGTCGTCTTTGTCGAAGTCAAGCACCGGACCTCAGGCCTTGTCGCTCCGGAGGCGGCGATCACCGCGACCAAGCGGGCGAGGCTGGCCGCCGCCGCCCGGCAGTACCTGGACGAAGAGGCCGGGCCTAGCTTCTACGCCCGCCATGACCTCGTCGCCATCGACGCCGAAGGGCTGAGGCACTACATCAACGTGTTTCAGTAA
- a CDS encoding DnaJ domain-containing protein, which translates to MTPDYYETLGLERFASAQAVRVAFRQMAKELHPDLNPRADAQERFMRVREAYEALSDPERKASYDKHLHELDEAGRRRAAQEATVRPTPRATPRTPPPSRKPSPKRPAATKGPAPRYQLQDGNDDAAKLARLLRRHKYAEADMVAERILRSNPQEAAAYAAIADVARYRGDLDRSARYYAYAAQFDPDNPVFERKYLEVVDLQASHPVADAADLNRAPVYAALVTLAVVGAALVFAPESATTGIRPLAVGLGHVVALVVAGTVTGAALASAGLLDRLETLGSATGSRVSPPVALALLSLACFWASVSAYWVVGAGQKAFNPSLSRLLGGSVAALVVVVAFTLARSGAAAGQVFLLGGNLLFPSALVGWGLADVFRGLKG; encoded by the coding sequence ACGCCTGACTACTACGAGACGCTCGGCTTGGAACGATTTGCCTCTGCCCAAGCGGTGAGGGTGGCGTTCCGCCAGATGGCCAAAGAGCTTCACCCGGACCTTAACCCACGGGCCGACGCCCAAGAGCGGTTCATGCGCGTCCGCGAGGCTTACGAGGCCCTGAGCGACCCGGAACGCAAAGCCTCGTACGACAAGCACCTGCATGAGTTGGACGAGGCGGGCCGGCGACGGGCTGCCCAAGAGGCCACCGTGCGCCCGACCCCCCGCGCGACGCCCCGTACCCCGCCACCGAGTCGGAAGCCGTCACCGAAGAGGCCCGCCGCGACCAAGGGCCCCGCACCTCGGTACCAACTCCAAGACGGCAACGACGACGCGGCCAAACTCGCCCGGCTCCTCCGCCGCCACAAGTACGCGGAGGCCGACATGGTCGCCGAGCGGATCTTGCGGTCAAACCCGCAAGAGGCGGCCGCCTATGCCGCCATCGCGGACGTGGCCCGCTACCGGGGCGACCTGGACCGGTCGGCCCGGTATTACGCCTACGCGGCCCAATTCGACCCGGACAACCCGGTTTTCGAGCGCAAGTACCTGGAGGTCGTCGACCTGCAAGCCTCGCACCCGGTGGCTGACGCGGCGGACCTGAACCGCGCGCCGGTCTACGCCGCCTTGGTGACCTTGGCCGTGGTCGGCGCGGCCTTGGTGTTTGCTCCGGAATCGGCGACGACGGGGATCAGGCCGTTGGCGGTCGGACTCGGTCACGTGGTGGCCTTGGTCGTCGCCGGCACCGTCACGGGGGCCGCCCTCGCGTCCGCGGGTTTGCTCGACCGGCTGGAGACGTTGGGTTCGGCGACGGGTTCCCGTGTCTCTCCCCCGGTGGCTCTGGCGCTGCTGAGCCTGGCATGCTTTTGGGCTTCGGTCTCGGCGTACTGGGTCGTGGGTGCAGGGCAGAAAGCGTTCAACCCGTCGCTGTCCCGGCTGTTGGGCGGATCCGTCGCCGCCTTGGTGGTCGTCGTGGCGTTCACTTTGGCGCGGAGCGGGGCCGCGGCGGGCCAGGTGTTTTTGCTGGGTGGCAACCTCTTGTTCCCTTCGGCCCTGGTGGGATGGGGATTGGCCGACGTGTTCCGTGGGCTGAAGGGCTGA
- a CDS encoding GyrI-like domain-containing protein, with amino-acid sequence MADFQVVDYPAYTGLVAGTTCPADQLGAEIPRLLGYIWNSNPEADMADAPCVYYLEWAQHVQVECVVPVAEGTVPAAGATIKEFPGTEAFMGTHTGPHAGLQETWAALWAEVARLGLQPDGPPWERYVTDPEDEPDTSRWVTEVYVPVKIMKV; translated from the coding sequence GTGGCTGATTTTCAAGTTGTCGATTACCCGGCCTACACCGGCCTAGTCGCAGGGACGACATGCCCTGCCGACCAATTGGGTGCCGAGATACCACGGTTGCTCGGCTACATCTGGAACTCGAACCCGGAGGCGGACATGGCCGACGCCCCGTGTGTGTACTACCTGGAGTGGGCGCAGCACGTCCAGGTGGAGTGCGTGGTACCCGTGGCCGAGGGCACCGTGCCCGCCGCCGGTGCGACGATCAAGGAGTTCCCGGGCACCGAGGCCTTCATGGGCACCCACACCGGACCCCATGCCGGCCTGCAGGAGACATGGGCGGCCCTGTGGGCCGAAGTCGCAAGGCTGGGGCTCCAACCTGACGGGCCGCCATGGGAACGATACGTGACGGACCCCGAGGATGAACCCGACACAAGCCGGTGGGTGACCGAGGTCTATGTGCCGGTCAAGATCATGAAGGTCTGA
- the metG gene encoding methionine--tRNA ligase, translated as MPSRFTIMTAIPYVNGMLHIGNSLTTLAGDVTARYHRMLGEDVWFQVGTDENGTKIREAAERAGEDPHKFVDRIAGRFVDVFRELKVSHDDLVRTTEPRHVHASQELFRRLQENGHIYTGTYEGWYDVTTETYFKEEDLVDGKSPDGNEVRWISEQNYFFKLSGFQEALSQAYADGKIKVVPEARQNEVVSFINQGLRDVCISRSNTGWGIPVPGDESQVIYVWFDALINYITSCDWPDGDFGARWPADVQWLGKDILTRFHATLWPAMLMGVGLEPPHVVAAHAWVLFGGEKISKSKGTAVEPLPLVTEFAEKAGISRELAVDALRFWLVSTMGFENDSTFTYEEFDRRYNADLANDFGNALNRSLSMAHKFVGGVVPDVALEPEAQAAIDEAKSRYEAAMAGYRLEQAAEAAIGLIRWLNKYIDSRAPWALAKAADPALPAVVRSMLACVRAAEAMVRPTMPDAADAVAAQLGVAPTLSWQTVGTDAALPSGTKLGQPVPIFPRLETKPAAAPAPKPASEPKPEKKKTMEPPAVIEFADFMKVQLKVARVIEAEPVEGSEKLMKLQVRIGDEPRQIIAGIKKKYTPLDLIGRQVIVVANLKPAKLMGLESQGMLLAADDADGNAILLQPEHEAPDGTNVH; from the coding sequence ATGCCGAGCCGATTCACCATCATGACCGCCATCCCGTACGTCAACGGCATGTTGCACATCGGTAACTCGCTGACGACATTGGCGGGCGACGTGACGGCACGGTATCACCGGATGCTGGGCGAAGACGTCTGGTTCCAGGTCGGCACGGACGAGAACGGCACGAAGATCCGCGAGGCCGCCGAACGGGCGGGGGAGGACCCTCACAAATTCGTCGACCGGATCGCCGGTCGCTTCGTCGACGTTTTCCGGGAGCTTAAAGTCTCTCACGACGACCTGGTCCGCACCACCGAACCACGCCACGTCCACGCGAGCCAAGAGCTGTTCCGCCGGTTGCAGGAAAACGGGCACATTTACACGGGCACCTATGAGGGTTGGTACGACGTCACCACGGAGACCTACTTCAAAGAGGAAGACCTCGTCGACGGCAAGTCGCCCGACGGCAACGAGGTCCGGTGGATCAGTGAGCAGAACTACTTTTTCAAGCTAAGTGGATTCCAAGAGGCCTTGTCCCAAGCCTATGCCGACGGCAAGATCAAGGTTGTCCCCGAGGCCCGGCAGAACGAGGTGGTCTCGTTCATCAACCAAGGTCTGCGCGACGTCTGCATCTCACGGTCCAACACCGGCTGGGGCATTCCCGTCCCGGGCGACGAGAGCCAAGTCATCTACGTCTGGTTCGACGCCCTGATCAACTACATCACGAGTTGCGATTGGCCTGACGGTGACTTTGGCGCGAGGTGGCCCGCCGACGTGCAATGGCTGGGCAAGGACATCTTGACCAGGTTCCACGCCACGCTGTGGCCCGCCATGCTGATGGGCGTCGGCCTAGAGCCGCCCCACGTCGTCGCCGCCCATGCCTGGGTGCTGTTCGGGGGCGAAAAGATCTCCAAGTCAAAGGGGACGGCGGTGGAGCCGCTGCCCTTGGTCACGGAGTTTGCCGAGAAAGCAGGGATCTCGCGAGAGCTTGCCGTGGACGCGCTCCGGTTCTGGCTTGTCTCGACGATGGGCTTTGAGAACGACTCGACGTTTACCTACGAGGAGTTCGACCGTCGCTACAACGCCGACTTGGCCAATGACTTTGGCAACGCGCTCAACCGGTCGCTGTCGATGGCGCACAAGTTCGTGGGGGGCGTCGTCCCCGACGTCGCCCTGGAACCGGAGGCCCAGGCCGCCATCGACGAGGCCAAGTCTCGCTATGAGGCGGCGATGGCGGGGTACCGCTTGGAACAAGCGGCGGAAGCGGCCATCGGCCTCATCCGCTGGCTCAACAAGTACATCGACTCCCGGGCACCCTGGGCTTTGGCCAAAGCGGCAGACCCGGCCCTGCCCGCGGTGGTCCGCTCGATGCTGGCCTGCGTCCGTGCCGCCGAGGCGATGGTGCGCCCGACGATGCCCGACGCGGCGGACGCCGTGGCCGCCCAGCTCGGCGTCGCCCCGACCCTGTCGTGGCAGACGGTCGGCACCGACGCGGCGTTGCCGTCGGGCACGAAACTGGGACAGCCGGTGCCCATCTTCCCGCGCCTCGAGACCAAGCCTGCCGCCGCACCTGCGCCGAAGCCGGCGTCAGAACCTAAGCCGGAGAAAAAGAAGACCATGGAACCGCCTGCCGTCATCGAGTTCGCGGACTTTATGAAAGTCCAACTCAAAGTCGCCCGCGTCATCGAGGCCGAGCCCGTCGAGGGAAGTGAGAAGCTGATGAAGCTCCAGGTCCGCATCGGCGACGAGCCCCGCCAGATCATCGCGGGGATCAAGAAGAAGTACACGCCGCTAGACTTGATCGGCCGGCAGGTCATCGTCGTGGCGAACCTGAAGCCGGCGAAGCTGATGGGCCTCGAGTCGCAAGGCATGCTCCTGGCCGCCGACGACGCCGACGGAAACGCGATCTTGCTCCAACCCGAGCACGAGGCTCCCGACGGCACCAACGTCCACTGA
- the uvrA gene encoding excinuclease ABC subunit UvrA encodes MAQDKIVVVGARENNLKNITVEIPRDKLVVITGLSGSGKSSLAFQTIYAEGQRRYVESLSAYARQFLGQMDKPDVDHIEGLSPAVSIDQKTASRNPRSTVGTVTEIYDYLRILFARVGVPYSPATGKPISRQTTDEIVDAAKALPEGARLQILAPVVRARKGEYKKELKDIQAAGYVRVRVDGEMHEVTDDIPMDRYKQHTIEVVVDRLVIKEGLDRRLADSIETALKMGKGLVTLSHQLADAKGDDWHDELFSEHYSCPESGFTMPELEPRMFSFNSPFGACPECTGLGTKTEFDRDLVVPDPSKPVRDGAIAPFVYKSGDVKEWWPQVLDGVGRAAGFDASLPFDSLSEEARRAVFEGLPEPVSVITHYGRTERTFTSQWDGVLAVLRKKYDQTESEWVKRDLEQYMRTAACPECRGQRLKPETLCVKIAGKNIADVTSMSVADAFAFFSGINDHLNARQRAIGERAVKEVLERLRFLNDVGLAYLNLDRSANTLAGGEAQRIRLATQIGSGLMGCLYVLDEPSIGLHQRDNHKLIETLVRLRDLGNTVLVVEHDEDTMRHADWLIDIGPGAGEHGGVIVNEGPYDEFVKRSSPTADYLNGKAVIDVPKERRRPAMPHPLASVGRAAVTISEAAPPPAKRSRAAKAEVRPS; translated from the coding sequence GTGGCCCAGGACAAGATCGTCGTCGTCGGAGCGCGCGAAAACAACCTGAAGAACATCACCGTCGAGATCCCTCGCGACAAGTTGGTCGTCATCACGGGTCTGAGCGGCAGCGGCAAGTCGAGCCTGGCTTTCCAGACCATCTATGCCGAGGGCCAGAGGCGGTATGTCGAGAGCCTGAGCGCCTACGCCCGCCAGTTCCTCGGGCAGATGGACAAGCCAGACGTCGACCATATCGAGGGCCTGTCACCGGCGGTGAGTATCGACCAGAAAACGGCGAGTCGTAACCCGAGGTCCACGGTCGGCACCGTCACCGAGATCTATGACTACCTCCGCATCCTCTTTGCGCGGGTCGGCGTCCCCTACTCCCCGGCGACCGGCAAGCCGATCAGCCGTCAGACAACGGACGAGATCGTCGATGCTGCCAAGGCCCTGCCCGAGGGGGCCAGACTCCAGATCCTCGCGCCGGTCGTCCGCGCCCGTAAGGGCGAGTACAAGAAGGAGCTGAAGGACATCCAAGCGGCCGGGTACGTGCGGGTCCGGGTCGACGGCGAGATGCACGAGGTGACCGACGACATCCCGATGGACCGCTACAAGCAGCACACCATCGAGGTGGTCGTCGACCGTTTGGTCATCAAGGAGGGCCTTGACCGGCGTCTGGCCGACTCGATCGAGACGGCCCTGAAAATGGGGAAAGGCTTGGTCACCCTGAGCCACCAGTTGGCGGACGCCAAGGGTGACGACTGGCACGACGAACTGTTCAGCGAGCACTACTCATGCCCCGAGTCGGGCTTCACGATGCCGGAACTGGAGCCCCGGATGTTTTCGTTCAACTCGCCGTTTGGCGCATGCCCTGAGTGCACGGGGCTGGGGACGAAGACGGAGTTTGACCGTGACCTTGTCGTCCCCGACCCGAGCAAGCCGGTACGCGACGGTGCGATCGCGCCCTTCGTCTACAAGAGCGGCGACGTCAAGGAGTGGTGGCCCCAGGTGCTCGACGGCGTGGGCCGGGCGGCGGGGTTCGACGCGTCGTTGCCCTTCGACAGCCTGTCAGAGGAGGCCCGCCGGGCGGTGTTCGAGGGCCTGCCCGAGCCGGTGTCCGTCATCACCCACTACGGCCGCACGGAGCGGACGTTCACCAGCCAATGGGACGGCGTGCTGGCTGTCCTGCGCAAGAAGTACGACCAGACCGAAAGCGAGTGGGTGAAGCGCGACCTTGAGCAGTACATGAGGACGGCCGCATGCCCGGAGTGCCGCGGACAGCGCCTTAAGCCCGAGACCCTGTGCGTGAAGATCGCGGGGAAGAACATCGCGGACGTGACCTCGATGTCGGTGGCCGACGCTTTTGCCTTTTTCTCGGGCATCAACGACCACCTGAACGCCCGACAACGGGCGATCGGCGAGCGGGCGGTCAAGGAAGTCCTGGAGCGGCTTCGCTTTCTCAACGACGTCGGCCTCGCCTACCTGAACCTCGACCGGTCGGCGAACACCTTGGCGGGCGGCGAGGCGCAACGGATTCGGTTGGCCACCCAGATCGGCAGCGGTCTGATGGGATGCCTGTACGTCCTGGACGAGCCGAGCATCGGGCTCCACCAAAGGGACAACCACAAGCTGATCGAGACGCTGGTGCGCCTCCGCGACCTCGGCAACACCGTGTTGGTGGTGGAGCACGACGAGGACACGATGCGCCATGCCGACTGGCTTATCGACATCGGGCCCGGCGCGGGCGAGCACGGCGGCGTCATCGTGAACGAGGGGCCGTACGACGAGTTTGTCAAACGGTCGTCACCGACGGCCGACTACCTGAACGGCAAGGCCGTGATCGACGTGCCGAAGGAACGTCGACGACCCGCCATGCCGCACCCGCTGGCCTCGGTCGGACGGGCCGCCGTGACCATCTCAGAAGCGGCCCCTCCTCCAGCCAAAAGGAGCCGCGCGGCCAAGGCCGAAGTCAGACCTTCATGA